In the genome of Vidua macroura isolate BioBank_ID:100142 chromosome 19, ASM2450914v1, whole genome shotgun sequence, one region contains:
- the TRIM25 gene encoding E3 ubiquitin/ISG15 ligase TRIM25, with amino-acid sequence MAALESEPGLSGLEEDLTCSICLCLFSSPVTVPCGHNFCASCLELSWAGLSGGFSCPQCRATFAARPQLQKNTVLCRVVEQLQGHSGAKGEEEEENEGGHGEAGGCWAGEPPVSCDSCQEAPAVQTCLTCTASFCAEHLRPHRDSPAFRDHQLCPPLRDLQLRKCPQHNRLFEFFCSKHGVCICSLCLLGHKLCPTSPLEQAKATAQSLLKKKLVELHNQGERTARAMSTVKTKQNQSAETASRKKELIRNEFSEVKAVIEERENEIMKAITEEEKRVWNKFDYIYSVLGNKKNEIQSLKDQIEMALTESDDVLFLKRAAALQQTSTKEAYVPVVEMDPNVMHSTYQSAITLKDIVKTSVIQSREKKEEAKPLQPKIKAPPAANPNKPSVGKKPHGPHQTHKEKTAPQAQITSQGETDTTKEKKKAAKVAPTTTPTATAAAAAKELLDSFLKKPREELLQYAANITLDYNTAHNTVVLAENYTRMSISDTVPGHKYHPQRFTDYRQVLGFQCFKRGVHYWEVELQKSSFCGIGVCYGSMERQGPESRLGRNSKSWCIEWLNSKISSWHNDVEKSLPNTKATKIGVLLHCEGGLVIFMAVGEKNNLIYKFKAQFTEALYPAFWLFSSDAVLSLCHMKA; translated from the exons ATGGCGGCGCTGGAGTCGGAGCCGGGCCTGTCGGGGCTGGAGGAGGATCTCACCTGCTCCATCTGCCTCTGCCTCTTCAGCAGCCCCGTGACGGTGCCCTGCGGGCACAACTTCTGCGCCTCCTGCCTGGAGCTCAGCTGGGCCGGCCTCTCGGGGGGCTTCAGCTGCCCGCAGTGCCGGGCCACCTTCGCGGCCCGCCCGCAGCTGCAGAAGAACACGGTGCTGTGCCGGGTggtggagcagctccagggccacTCCGGGGCCAAGggcgaggaagaggaggagaatgaGGGTGGGCATGGGGAGGCGGGGGGGTGCTGGGCGGGGGAGCCCCCCGTGTCCTGCGACAGCTGCCAGGAGGCGCCGGCCGTGCAGACCTGCCTGACCTGCACCGCGTCCTTCTGCGCCGAGCACCTGCGGCCGCACCGCGACAGCCCTGCCTTCCGCGACCACCAGCTCTGCCCGCCCCTGCGCGACCTGCAGCTGCGCAAGTGCCCCCAGCACAACAGGCTCTTCGAGTTCTTCTGCAGCAAGCACGGCGTCTGCATCTGCTCCCTCTGCCTGCTCGGGCACAAGCTGTGCCCCACCAGCCCCTTGGAGCAGGCAAAAGCCactgcccag TCGTTGCTGAAGAAAAAACTTGTGGAGCTGCATAACCAGGGTGAAAGAACTGCCCGGGCAATGAGCACggtgaaaacaaaacagaaccaaTCTGCT GAGACAGCTTCAAGAAAGAAGGAATTGATCAGAAATGAGTTTTCAGAAGTTAAAGCTGTAattgaagaaagagaaaatgagatcaTGAAAGCAattacagaggaagaaaagagagttTGGAATAAGTTTGATTATATTTACAGTGTTCTGGGAAATAAGAAGAATGAAATTCAATCTCTCAAAGATCAGATTGAGATGGCACTGACTGAAAGTGATGATGTTCTATTTTTGAAG agagcagcagcattgCAACAAACATCAACAAAAGAGGCTTATGTTCCTGTAGTTGAAATGGACCCAAATGTGATGCATTCCACTTACCAGTCTGCCATTACCCTCAAAGACATAGTGAAAACATCAGTAATTCAGAGTcgggagaaaaaagaagaag CCAAACCGTTGCAGCCAAAAATTAAGGCCCCTCCAGCAGCTAATCCAAACAAACCGTCTGTTGGAAAAAAGCCTCATGGACCAC ACCAGACCCACAAAGAGAAAACCGCTCCCCAGGCTCAAATCACTTCGCAGGGGGAGACAGATACCACCA aagagaaaaagaaagctgctaAAGTTG CACCAACCACCACACCaactgccacagctgctgctgctgctaaagaGCTGCTAGACAGCTTCCTGAAGAAACCCAGAGAGGAGCTCTTGCAGT ATGCTGCTAACATCACGCTGGATTACAACACGGCTCACAACACCGTGGTTCTGGCTGAAAACTACACCAGGATGTCCATCTCGGACACCGTCCCAGGTCACAAGTACCACCCGCAGCGCTTCACCGATTACCGCCAGGTGCTGGGCTTCCAGTGCTTCAAGAGAGGCGTCCACTACTGGGAGGTGGAGCTGCAGAAGAGCAGCTTCTGCGGCATCGGCGTCTGCTACGGCAGCATGGAGCGCCAGGGCCCCGAGAGCCGCCTGGGCAGGAACAGCAAGTCCTGGTGCATCGAGTGGCTCAACTCCAAAATATCATCCTGGCACAACGACGTGGAAAAGAGCCTGCCCAACACAAAGGCTACCAAGATAGGGGTGCTGCTCCACTGCGAGGGGGGCCTTGTGATTTTCATGGCGGTGGGGGAGAAGAATAACCTGATCTATAAATTCAAAGCCCAGTTCACTGAGGCCTTGTACCCAGCCTTCTGGCTGTTTTCCAGTGATgctgttctctctctctgtcacaTGAAAGCATAA
- the COIL gene encoding coilin: protein MAAGGGPVRLRLVFDHPPPASPGCALCWLLLEPGQARLVTDLLSLIRHRFGFSRRARLSLFLEGALLPPGESARLVRDNDSLRVKLEEIVADDYEDIDDGFIYITKEDKKRHRHKEDEEELSRNEGKHKRKKKKEKHNLEYSSCREETSVDTWDSQKRYTKRKRKEEVRGRNRLAEGKEESSTSHSKKMKKTEREKQLATKKKDEKQTKVAAAKMALERANESFSLNSGKNSTKKITTQSRKKRVGASDSSSTSSDSDSSELNVKENKSSHKPIVVTLPKDKSQAASDSDVKTNKVTVKSNTEKTKTAISKNAKKPQSSSSDSDSSTEDEKVTPAQDSTAKEKSVPNHVVAVKASTKAPKAQSSSSDSDSSDSDTLVIKKSAAGAGLGNSIVRNCTKQLPASVQGPFASPSRGRGRGTGEDNFWRGPRGRGFRGMMRGHGRGANPGFFYNYSSEGQKQRQLNEAATNASVLVQNPMEIPKRDYSVLPLLAAPPRVGEKIAFKRLELTENYSPEVSDYKEAKIISWNAEKKQIELEILSTSAGQFAKEPGKFDLVYQSADGEELIEYAVPQDTKITESWDALIEPRLIVEPPVNGSSVENGTSSM, encoded by the exons ATGGCGGCCGGCGGCGGCCCGGTGCGGCTGCGGCTGGTGTTCGACCACCCTCCGCCGGCCAGTCCGGGCTGCGcgctgtgctggctgctgctggagccggGCCAGGCGCGGCTCGTCACCGACCTGCTCAGCCTCATCCGCCATCGCTTCGGCTTCAGCCGCCGCGCCCGCCTCAGCCTCTTCCTCGAgggggcgctgctgccgcccggCGAGAGCGCGCGCCTCGTGCGGGACAACGACTCGCTGCG agTAAAATTGGAAGAGATAGTTGCAGATGATTATGAAGACATAGATGATGGCTTTATTTACATaacaaaagaagacaaaaaaaggcacagacataaggaggatgaggaagaatTGTCTAGAAATGAAGGCAAGcataagaggaaaaagaaaaaggagaagcatAACCTTGAGTATTCCTCTTGTAGGGAAGAGACCTCTGTAGATACTTGGGACTCTCAGAAAAGGTACAcgaaaagaaaaagaaaggaagaagttAGGGGAAGAAATAGACTCGCAGAAGGTAAGGAAGAGAGCTCTACTTCCCATtctaaaaagatgaaaaaaacagagagggaGAAGCAGTTGGCAACAAAAAAGAAGGATGAAAAGCAGACAAAGGTTGCTGCAGCAAAGATGGCTTTAGAACGGGCAAATGAGAGCTTTTCTCTAAATTCTGGTAAAAATAGCACCAAAAAGAtcacaacacagtccaggaaaAAGAGGGTGGGAGCTTCAGATTCCTCCAGCACATCGTCtgacagtgacagcagtgaattaaatgtaaaggaaaataaatcttccCATAAACCTATAGTGGTGACACTTCCCAAAGACAAATCCCAAGCTGCTTCAGATTCAGATGTGAAAACTAATAAAGTGACTGTAAAGTCTAACACTGAAAAGACTAAGACTGCAATTagtaaaaatgctaaaaaaccCCAGTCTTCTAGTTCAGATTCTGACTCGAGTACAGAGGATGAGAAGGTGACACCAGCACAAGACAGCACTGCAAAGGAAAAATCGGTGCCAAACCATGTGGTGGCTGTAAAAGCCAGCACCAAAGCTCCCAAAGCACAGAGCTCCTCTTCAGACTCTGATAGTTCAGATTCAGACACACTTGTCATTAAAAAATCTGCAGCAGGTGCTGGACTGGGTAATTCCATAGTAAGGAACTGCACTAAACAGTTGCCAGCCAGTGTCCAAGGACCGTTTGCCAGCCCGAGCCGCGGAAGGGGGCGTGGAACAGGAGAGGATAACTTCTGGAGAGGACCTAGGGGCCGTGGGTTTCGTGGGATGATGAGGGGCCATGGGAGAGGAGCAAACCCTGGCTTCTTCTATAACTACAGCAGTGAAGGCCAGAAACAGAGGCAGTTAAATGAAGCTGCGACAAACGCTTCTGTCCTTGTCCAG aatcccaTGGAGATTCCCAAGAGAGACTATAGTGTGTTACCTCTTCTAGCTGCTCCACCCCGAGTGGGAGAAAAAATTGCCTTTAAG CGCCTGGAACTAACTGAAAATTACAGTCCTGAAGTTTCAGACTATAAG GAGGCAAAAATAATCAGTTGGAATgctgaaaaaaagcagattgAACTTGAGATCCTTTCAACATCAGCAGGACAAT ttgCTAAGGAGCCAGGGAAGTTTGACCTGGTGTACCAGTCTGCAGACGGAGAGGAGCTGATCGAGTACGCGGTGCCTCAGGACACCAAG ATAACTGAAAGCTGGGATGCGCTGATAGAGCCAAGACTGATTGTGGAGCCTCCAGTTAATGGATCCAGCGTTGAAAATGGAACATCTAGTATGTGA